A window of the Euzebya pacifica genome harbors these coding sequences:
- a CDS encoding phosphotransferase: MHTVRALGDDPLARHGYVIGLSSLATSVLGVAFWTVAARRYGAATVGIGAALVAVLGLLGNFAQLGLVNGFNRYLPVAGDRARWFLRTGGTTAAAAGGLAGVVFLLGLSRWAPDLVPALDGTGAWWWFPAVSACWTLFVVQHGVLAGLRRSSVLLASNLGYAIVKLVVLLALPVTAALAVFWAWVAALPIVVGTVWLVVARSLPATSGPTTAGPDDLSLGGVGRFLTVDHVASLFSSASHGLLPVLLLGHVGPARTAYFTLTWSTAYVPYLLGRGLGMSLLTEAAAAPRNATSLALRSLRRGAVVLVPAAVVGVVAAPLLLSLFGPEYRTAGTTLLRLLVVATLPGLVVTNGLAVLRATGRYRRLLLVSAGLAVGVVGGAGPAVQQAGITGVGCLWLGLNLVAALALNDTLRESPIRAIATSLWLHVDGQRAARRRRRRDTDPLVPFPALRGRALEVEAMSGGGEVTIRSVTDRTSGAQLVVRTATASHGTTAIEAAADVLTRSASLPLDGLVAHPAIIDLTTVPTTPATTISVETRLAGVRADHLVGDGLSRREATEIAARALRHLHQRTAHPTTAPERRRWVHDTAEPLVEALVASARPAALDRLEGTLDRIATRLELADADHAVVHGDAWLGNVVIDGTRLDEVRPGSSWWDGRPTGPDAPVGLVDWEASSYGNPLVDLATLVLSSRIDALGEQLGPHVVGLRSGRQLEPWELAILATAGIEEAGATPGSLPPDDAVVLGWLGLVTATIPTSPRYQPGTRWFALNVDLVLR; encoded by the coding sequence ATGCACACAGTGCGGGCGCTCGGCGACGATCCGTTGGCACGCCACGGCTACGTCATCGGGCTGTCCTCGCTCGCCACCTCGGTCCTCGGCGTCGCGTTCTGGACGGTGGCCGCCCGGCGATACGGCGCGGCGACGGTCGGGATCGGGGCTGCGCTCGTCGCGGTGCTCGGACTGCTCGGCAACTTCGCCCAGCTGGGCCTGGTCAACGGCTTCAACCGCTACCTGCCCGTCGCCGGGGACCGCGCGCGCTGGTTCCTGCGCACCGGCGGCACGACCGCCGCCGCTGCCGGCGGGTTGGCCGGTGTGGTGTTCCTGCTGGGGTTGTCGCGGTGGGCCCCGGACCTCGTGCCCGCGCTCGACGGAACCGGTGCGTGGTGGTGGTTCCCCGCCGTCTCGGCCTGCTGGACCCTCTTCGTCGTCCAGCACGGAGTCCTGGCTGGACTTCGCCGCAGCTCGGTGCTGCTGGCCTCCAACCTCGGCTACGCGATCGTCAAGCTCGTCGTCCTCCTCGCGCTGCCCGTCACCGCAGCGCTCGCGGTCTTCTGGGCCTGGGTCGCGGCCCTGCCGATCGTCGTCGGCACCGTCTGGCTGGTCGTCGCGAGGTCCCTCCCGGCGACGTCCGGCCCGACGACCGCCGGACCGGACGACCTCTCGCTGGGCGGCGTCGGCCGGTTCCTGACCGTCGACCACGTCGCCTCGCTGTTCAGCTCGGCGTCCCACGGCCTGCTGCCGGTGCTGCTCCTCGGGCACGTGGGACCAGCACGCACCGCCTACTTCACGCTGACCTGGTCCACGGCCTACGTGCCGTACCTGCTGGGGCGGGGCCTCGGCATGTCCCTCCTCACCGAGGCCGCCGCAGCGCCGAGGAACGCCACCTCGTTGGCGCTGCGCTCCCTGCGTCGCGGCGCCGTGGTCCTGGTTCCGGCAGCGGTCGTCGGCGTCGTCGCCGCACCGCTGCTGCTGTCGTTGTTCGGACCCGAGTACCGCACCGCCGGCACGACCCTCCTCCGGCTTCTGGTCGTGGCCACCCTTCCGGGCCTGGTGGTGACCAACGGGCTGGCGGTGCTGCGGGCCACCGGCCGCTACCGACGCCTCCTGCTGGTCTCGGCTGGCCTGGCGGTGGGTGTGGTCGGCGGCGCGGGCCCGGCGGTCCAGCAGGCGGGGATCACCGGGGTGGGCTGCTTGTGGCTCGGCCTGAACCTCGTGGCGGCGCTGGCCCTCAACGACACACTGCGCGAGTCCCCCATCCGCGCGATCGCCACCAGCCTGTGGCTGCACGTGGACGGACAGCGGGCGGCCCGCCGCCGTCGCCGGCGAGACACCGACCCGCTGGTGCCGTTCCCTGCCCTGCGGGGGCGAGCGCTGGAGGTGGAGGCCATGTCCGGCGGCGGTGAGGTCACGATCCGTTCGGTGACCGACCGGACGTCCGGGGCGCAGCTCGTCGTGCGGACCGCCACCGCATCGCACGGGACGACCGCGATCGAGGCCGCGGCCGACGTCCTGACCCGTTCCGCGTCCCTCCCGCTGGACGGCCTCGTGGCCCACCCCGCGATCATCGACCTGACCACGGTGCCGACCACTCCTGCCACAACCATCAGCGTGGAGACCCGGCTGGCCGGAGTCCGGGCAGATCACCTCGTCGGCGACGGGCTGTCCCGGCGCGAGGCGACCGAGATCGCCGCCCGGGCGCTGCGCCACCTGCACCAGCGAACGGCCCACCCGACCACCGCGCCCGAACGTCGCCGCTGGGTGCACGACACCGCCGAACCGTTGGTCGAGGCGTTGGTCGCCTCGGCCCGTCCGGCCGCGCTCGACCGCCTCGAGGGGACCCTCGACCGGATCGCCACCCGGCTCGAGCTCGCGGACGCCGACCACGCGGTCGTGCACGGGGATGCCTGGCTGGGAAACGTCGTCATCGATGGGACCCGCCTGGACGAGGTTCGCCCCGGTTCGTCGTGGTGGGACGGCCGTCCCACCGGTCCCGACGCGCCGGTCGGCCTCGTCGACTGGGAGGCCTCCTCGTACGGCAACCCACTGGTGGACCTGGCCACCCTGGTGCTCAGCAGCAGGATCGACGCCCTCGGCGAGCAGCTGGGTCCGCATGTCGTCGGCCTGCGGTCCGGCAGACAGCTTGAGCCGTGGGAGCTGGCGATCCTCGCCACCGCGGGCATCGAGGAGGCCGGCGCCACCCCCGGCTCCCTGCCCCCCGACGATGCGGTGGTCCTCGGCTGGCTCGGCCTGGTCACGGCCACGATCCCCACCTCACCCCGCTACCAGCCGGGCACCCGCTGGTTCGCGCTCAATGTTGATCTCGTCCTCCGCTGA
- a CDS encoding glycoside hydrolase family 16 protein, protein MPDAIRRWFEPRRLVVVVAALLVLAVVTQDAARGACESLEFYRRREPGQFATVDRFDGDRLDDAAWTRCYWWDDDGCTNLGNDELQWYLPDQVQVADGMVRLVADDRPHTTDDGTRWSHRSGMITTGPAVHDGEPRLAFTYGEVEVRARVPSGSGLWPAIWMLPATEESRPEIDLMEVLGDSTDILRMHVHYVDGDGERQSLGQDVDVDDLSEDFHTYGVIWAPDRLEFLLDGRTVWEVTEPDAIPDEPMYLLINLAVGGEWAGPPGPDTTFPASFDVEDVVIRPRCGS, encoded by the coding sequence GTGCCTGACGCCATCCGACGATGGTTCGAGCCCCGGCGCCTCGTGGTCGTGGTGGCCGCCCTGCTCGTCCTCGCGGTGGTCACCCAGGACGCCGCCCGTGGGGCGTGCGAGAGCCTTGAGTTCTACCGCCGGCGCGAACCCGGACAGTTCGCGACGGTGGACCGGTTCGACGGCGATCGGCTGGACGACGCGGCATGGACGCGCTGCTACTGGTGGGACGACGACGGCTGCACCAACCTCGGCAACGACGAGCTGCAGTGGTACCTGCCCGATCAGGTGCAGGTCGCGGACGGCATGGTCAGGCTGGTGGCCGACGACCGACCGCACACCACCGACGACGGCACCCGGTGGAGCCACCGCTCGGGGATGATCACCACCGGCCCGGCGGTCCACGACGGCGAACCGCGGTTGGCGTTCACCTACGGCGAGGTCGAGGTCCGCGCCCGGGTCCCCTCTGGGTCGGGACTCTGGCCGGCAATCTGGATGTTGCCGGCCACGGAGGAGTCCCGACCGGAGATCGACCTGATGGAGGTCCTCGGCGACTCCACCGACATCCTGCGCATGCACGTGCACTACGTCGACGGCGATGGCGAACGCCAGTCCCTCGGCCAGGACGTTGACGTCGACGACCTCTCCGAGGACTTCCACACCTACGGCGTGATCTGGGCGCCGGACCGGCTGGAGTTCCTGCTGGACGGCCGCACGGTCTGGGAGGTCACCGAGCCCGACGCCATCCCCGACGAGCCCATGTACCTCCTGATCAACCTGGCGGTCGGCGGCGAATGGGCCGGGCCGCCCGGCCCGGACACCACGTTCCCGGCGTCCTTCGACGTCGAGGACGTCGTGATCCGTCCCCGGTGCGGATCATGA
- a CDS encoding GNAT family N-acetyltransferase: protein MNGTRLREVLTPAPPAEWSAVAAADPRTLVSQTPAATRAAARAWGAADGSRLYVFLDGTRAVLPGVRIGLGGAARLASQPAAWGFGGLIADRSLRAGHLAAVLDDLRHRGPAQVHLRPNPLDASLWQEAADGLPVVRPARAGVVDLRDGWERVRDDAFNKGTRRLIRRAEREGVEVRCSATDDDLDAFLLLLRTSVTRWARRDGEVPAVAHLRRSIRDPRRRLQRLRDAIGPSFRLYLASLGDRTVSGALVLQGTNAHYTRGAMDIDAVGNSGATHLLQATAIEAAARAGCAHYHMGDSAAGSGLEAFKRGLGAVPVPYASYRLERLPLSRLEAVARGTARTLFVRTPGPTGPDAKAGASA, encoded by the coding sequence ATGAACGGGACGAGGCTGCGCGAGGTCCTGACCCCAGCACCGCCCGCCGAGTGGTCCGCCGTCGCCGCCGCCGACCCCAGGACCCTCGTGTCGCAGACGCCGGCGGCCACCCGGGCAGCCGCCCGGGCGTGGGGCGCCGCTGACGGGAGCCGCCTGTACGTGTTCCTCGACGGCACCCGTGCCGTCCTCCCGGGCGTCCGGATCGGGCTGGGTGGCGCTGCCCGCCTGGCATCGCAGCCGGCGGCCTGGGGGTTCGGGGGGTTGATCGCGGACCGGTCGCTCCGCGCGGGACACCTGGCCGCAGTCCTCGACGACCTGCGGCACCGGGGACCCGCACAGGTGCACCTGCGTCCCAACCCGCTGGATGCCTCGCTGTGGCAAGAGGCCGCGGACGGTCTGCCCGTCGTGCGTCCCGCCCGGGCCGGGGTCGTGGACCTGCGGGACGGGTGGGAGCGGGTCCGCGACGACGCGTTCAACAAGGGCACCCGGCGCCTGATCCGACGCGCCGAGAGGGAGGGCGTCGAGGTTCGCTGCTCGGCAACTGACGACGACCTGGATGCCTTCCTCCTGCTGCTCCGGACCTCCGTCACCCGCTGGGCGCGACGTGACGGCGAGGTCCCGGCGGTCGCGCACCTCCGCCGGAGCATCAGGGATCCCCGACGACGGCTGCAGCGGTTGCGTGACGCCATCGGCCCGTCCTTCCGGCTCTACCTCGCCTCGCTCGGCGACCGCACCGTCAGCGGTGCGCTCGTCCTGCAGGGCACCAACGCGCACTACACCCGTGGCGCCATGGACATCGACGCCGTGGGCAACAGCGGCGCCACCCACCTGCTGCAGGCCACCGCCATCGAGGCGGCCGCCCGTGCCGGCTGCGCGCACTACCACATGGGCGACAGCGCCGCGGGCAGCGGCCTGGAGGCGTTCAAGCGAGGGCTTGGCGCCGTGCCCGTGCCCTACGCGTCCTACCGGCTCGAGCGCCTGCCCCTGAGCCGATTGGAGGCCGTCGCACGTGGAACGGCCCGGACGCTCTTCGTGCGAACGCCCGGACCGACCGGCCCTGACGCGAAGGCGGGTGCCAGTGCCTGA
- a CDS encoding polysaccharide deacetylase family protein → MSIPILMLHSIAPTGPEALSRWQMTPWRMAAHLLALAEEGYTAVTLQRVVAARDGAPLPRRPYAVTVDDGFADFACEALPVLELLDVPSTVLVTTGYVGGRAEWLAPLGAGDVPMMSTTDLAALPDHVEVGAHGHTHAMMDLLDGDRARAELATGRAVLEDVVGRPVTTVAYPHGYSTREVRRAAADLGYRTGLGVGDRLHGHADDPFALARVEVRGDMEPDDLLRHLHACGTRDPRLGRVKRSAWRVIRRGTLGRQQRHLAGVG, encoded by the coding sequence GTGAGCATCCCGATCCTGATGTTGCACAGCATCGCCCCGACCGGGCCCGAGGCGTTGTCGCGCTGGCAGATGACCCCCTGGCGGATGGCGGCCCACCTCCTCGCCCTGGCCGAGGAGGGCTACACGGCGGTGACGTTGCAGCGGGTCGTCGCGGCCCGCGACGGGGCGCCGCTGCCACGACGACCGTACGCGGTGACGGTCGACGACGGGTTCGCTGACTTCGCCTGCGAGGCGCTTCCCGTGCTCGAGCTGCTGGACGTCCCGAGCACGGTGCTGGTCACCACCGGCTACGTGGGGGGCCGGGCCGAGTGGCTGGCACCGCTGGGGGCAGGCGACGTGCCGATGATGTCGACGACCGACCTCGCCGCGCTGCCCGACCACGTGGAGGTGGGTGCCCACGGGCACACCCATGCCATGATGGACCTGCTGGACGGCGACCGAGCACGTGCCGAGCTGGCCACCGGTCGGGCGGTGCTGGAGGACGTGGTCGGCCGACCGGTCACAACGGTGGCCTACCCACACGGCTACTCGACGAGGGAAGTCAGGCGTGCCGCCGCGGACCTGGGGTACCGCACCGGACTCGGGGTGGGCGACCGGCTCCACGGCCACGCCGACGACCCGTTCGCCCTCGCCCGGGTCGAGGTCCGGGGGGACATGGAGCCCGACGACCTGCTTCGCCACCTGCATGCCTGCGGCACCCGGGATCCGCGTCTGGGGCGGGTGAAGCGCAGCGCCTGGCGAGTGATCAGGCGGGGCACCCTCGGCCGCCAGCAACGCCATCTGGCAGGTGTGGGATGA
- a CDS encoding glycosyltransferase has product MTFRPVQLVDIDVAEPPRRIVTGSTPDGRRYERVQMLLRDRGRPVGVAVVDAPGGVVDPSAMDSAIARADRSPSPARSFADRGPLVTVLIATRDRPASLQRCLASLSRLHYRPFSVLVVDNAVTGEETQRVVRAACHDGLDVTWVREPLAGLSTAHNAGLGLVDTPIVAITDDDVEVDPDWLSAIVDTFARNPDAGAVTGLIYPARLDTVTQARAEGNGLGKGFTERRFDLDDDRPSDRLFPLLVGECGSGANIAIRRSALQELGGFDLALGAGSPSAGGDDLAVMHDLLVRGMAIVYQPAAVVRHHHPDDPRALARQAKGYGRGLGAYLARCALQDPDGATILRQAIPAGVRRLVSQSARVAPGAGRRRGHDMVHLVGLLSGPWAYMAGRRRAERIRPHVGVGLTATTEEDA; this is encoded by the coding sequence ATGACGTTCCGGCCGGTGCAGCTCGTCGACATCGACGTGGCAGAACCGCCCCGACGGATCGTCACCGGCTCCACCCCCGACGGCCGGCGCTACGAGCGGGTCCAGATGTTGCTGCGGGACCGCGGTCGTCCCGTCGGTGTGGCCGTCGTGGATGCGCCCGGCGGGGTCGTGGACCCCTCCGCGATGGACAGCGCGATCGCGCGGGCGGACCGGTCCCCGAGCCCCGCGAGGTCGTTCGCCGATCGGGGGCCGCTGGTCACCGTGCTGATCGCCACCCGTGATCGGCCGGCGTCCCTCCAACGATGCCTCGCGTCCCTGTCACGCCTGCACTACCGGCCCTTCAGCGTCCTCGTGGTCGACAACGCGGTCACGGGCGAGGAGACCCAGCGCGTCGTCCGCGCGGCATGCCACGACGGCCTCGACGTGACGTGGGTGCGTGAACCGCTGGCCGGCCTCTCCACCGCCCACAACGCCGGGCTGGGCCTGGTCGACACCCCGATCGTCGCCATCACCGACGACGACGTGGAGGTCGATCCCGACTGGCTGTCCGCCATCGTCGACACGTTCGCACGCAACCCCGATGCGGGAGCCGTCACGGGCTTGATCTATCCCGCACGGCTGGACACGGTGACCCAGGCCCGGGCCGAGGGCAACGGCCTCGGCAAGGGGTTCACCGAACGTCGCTTCGACCTGGACGACGACCGTCCCTCCGACCGGCTGTTCCCGCTGCTCGTGGGTGAATGCGGATCCGGTGCCAACATCGCCATCCGGCGCAGCGCCCTGCAGGAGCTCGGCGGCTTCGACCTGGCGCTCGGCGCGGGCAGCCCCAGCGCTGGCGGGGACGACCTCGCGGTGATGCACGACCTCCTGGTGCGCGGCATGGCCATCGTCTACCAACCGGCGGCCGTCGTTCGGCACCACCACCCCGACGACCCGAGGGCGCTGGCCCGCCAGGCCAAGGGCTACGGTCGCGGCCTGGGCGCGTACCTCGCCCGGTGTGCGCTGCAGGACCCCGACGGCGCGACGATCCTGCGACAGGCCATCCCGGCAGGCGTGCGACGGCTTGTCAGCCAGTCGGCGAGGGTTGCACCCGGGGCAGGTCGCCGACGGGGGCACGACATGGTGCACCTGGTCGGACTGCTGTCGGGCCCGTGGGCCTACATGGCCGGCCGACGCCGCGCCGAACGGATCCGGCCACATGTCGGCGTCGGGCTGACGGCGACGACGGAGGAGGACGCGTGA
- a CDS encoding glycosyltransferase family 2 protein, with translation MRSPSVSVVVCAHTTERIGVLGQALRSLAAQTQQPDQVVLVIDHNDALMTYARLAWPTIDIVAADDPAGLSSARNTGVAAARHEIVAFLDDDAEADATWLERIGAAFDDPTVQAVGGTAEPQWPGERPRWFHPTFDWVVGCTHEGSPTAPARVRNVIGCSMAFRASTLAALGGFDTRVGRGAGDALGAEETELCIRLRRLLGNDSVLFDPAIRVRHHVDDDRARMRYYLRRCHGEGRSKARVSSTQGFDDALSSERAHLRATIPSALGRCLGTPDGWRTGGPVQAAAIVVGVIAAAAGYASEHQRPARQDRRPTPEEAIA, from the coding sequence GTGAGGTCGCCATCGGTCTCCGTCGTCGTCTGCGCCCACACGACCGAACGGATCGGGGTCCTCGGGCAGGCGCTGCGATCCCTGGCCGCCCAGACACAGCAGCCCGACCAGGTCGTGCTGGTCATCGACCACAACGACGCGCTGATGACCTACGCCCGGTTGGCATGGCCCACCATCGACATCGTGGCCGCCGACGATCCGGCTGGCCTGTCCTCGGCTCGCAACACCGGTGTGGCTGCCGCGCGCCACGAGATCGTGGCCTTCCTCGACGACGATGCCGAGGCCGATGCAACGTGGCTGGAACGGATCGGCGCGGCCTTCGACGACCCGACGGTGCAGGCCGTCGGCGGAACGGCAGAACCCCAGTGGCCGGGTGAACGACCCCGCTGGTTCCACCCGACCTTCGACTGGGTCGTGGGCTGCACCCACGAGGGTTCCCCGACCGCCCCGGCAAGGGTGCGCAACGTCATCGGTTGTTCCATGGCGTTCCGGGCCAGCACCCTGGCCGCGCTGGGCGGGTTCGACACCCGGGTGGGCAGGGGGGCTGGTGACGCCCTCGGGGCAGAGGAGACCGAGCTCTGCATCCGGCTCCGCCGCCTGCTCGGCAACGACTCGGTGCTGTTCGACCCGGCGATCCGCGTGCGCCATCACGTCGACGACGACCGAGCGCGGATGCGCTACTACCTGCGGCGCTGCCATGGTGAGGGACGCTCCAAGGCCCGCGTGTCGTCCACCCAGGGGTTCGACGACGCCCTCTCGAGCGAACGCGCGCACCTTCGGGCGACCATCCCTTCAGCGCTCGGACGGTGCCTGGGCACGCCCGACGGGTGGCGCACCGGTGGACCGGTGCAGGCTGCAGCCATCGTCGTCGGGGTGATCGCCGCCGCGGCTGGCTACGCCTCCGAGCACCAGCGCCCGGCCAGGCAGGACCGGCGGCCCACGCCCGAGGAGGCGATCGCATGA
- a CDS encoding glycosyltransferase family 2 protein gives MFHPRPLEPIPPQPAEWPTISVVVPTVNEAANLPYVLPRIPSWVHEVILVDGESTDGTVDVARVLLPSLRVIEQPRNGKGHALIAGISASTGEVVVTLDADGSADPAEIPAFVGALLSGADFAKGSRFVQGGGTTDMEWYRSTGNHGLKLIARALFGVRFSDLCYGYNAFWRDRVHQLALDCDGFEIETLMALRAVKARHRITEVASFESPRVHGRSNLRTFRDGFRVLRTIVREWRLDLPVPLATVAAEPDRVIVLDDVSLSAAS, from the coding sequence ATGTTCCACCCCCGCCCGCTCGAGCCGATCCCCCCGCAACCCGCCGAGTGGCCGACGATCTCGGTCGTCGTGCCCACGGTGAACGAAGCCGCCAACCTGCCGTACGTGCTGCCGCGGATCCCGAGCTGGGTGCACGAGGTCATCCTCGTCGACGGGGAGTCGACGGACGGCACGGTGGACGTCGCGAGGGTACTCCTCCCATCACTGCGAGTGATCGAGCAGCCGCGCAACGGCAAGGGACACGCGCTCATCGCCGGGATCTCCGCGTCGACCGGCGAGGTGGTCGTCACCCTCGACGCCGACGGATCCGCTGACCCCGCGGAGATCCCCGCGTTCGTGGGGGCGCTGCTGTCGGGTGCGGACTTCGCCAAGGGGTCGCGGTTCGTCCAGGGCGGCGGCACGACCGACATGGAGTGGTATCGCAGCACCGGCAACCATGGCCTGAAGCTCATCGCCCGCGCGCTCTTCGGGGTCCGCTTCAGCGACCTGTGCTACGGCTACAACGCCTTCTGGCGTGACCGCGTGCACCAGCTGGCGCTGGACTGCGACGGGTTCGAGATCGAAACGCTCATGGCCCTCCGCGCAGTCAAGGCGCGCCACCGCATCACCGAGGTGGCCTCGTTCGAGTCGCCCCGGGTGCACGGCCGCAGCAACCTGCGGACCTTCCGGGACGGGTTCCGGGTCCTGCGCACGATCGTGCGGGAGTGGCGGCTGGACCTGCCCGTCCCGTTGGCCACCGTGGCGGCCGAACCCGACCGGGTGATCGTGCTGGACGACGTGTCGCTGTCGGCGGCGTCGTGA